From a single Sebastes umbrosus isolate fSebUmb1 chromosome 17, fSebUmb1.pri, whole genome shotgun sequence genomic region:
- the LOC119475852 gene encoding solute carrier family 22 member 5-like yields the protein MQDYDDTTAFLGQWGRFQQIVFFLLCVSVMPNGFGAFSVVFLTDIPGHHCLVPEVNLTQDWRNATIPIEVVDGKRELSRCSRYRLDVVRNLSAQGLIPGRDVNLTDLEQEGCVDGWIYSKDIYQSTIVSEFDLVCSDQWKQPLTSTVNFLGVLFGSFFSGQLSDRFGRKPVLFATMAVQTIFSFSLMFSPSWTVFSIILFINGLGQISNYVTAFVLGTEILTGNVRVIFSSMGACLGFAIGYMMLPLLAYFLRDWRSLIWGISLPGLLYIPLWWFIPESPRWLLTQGRVAEAETIVRKAAKMNKVEAPRVIFEDYTVHADEKKTHPKGHHNVFNLLRTKDIRNTTVILFLVWFTLSVGYYGLSLNTSRLHANPYISCFLSAAVEVPAYISSWLALQYLPRRLSVIFILLFGGLSLYFIQLVPQSKQYLSVALEMLGKFGLTSGTSLMFAYTAEIYPTVLRNTATGTCTTVSRVGSCIAPFLLELSEYFKYLPYILLGTLAVVSTFAALFLPESFGRPLPQTIQQMHKRESMKCPFITRREHSKPVVLFESRL from the exons ATGCAGGATTATGATGACACCACAGCTTTTCTGGGTCAGTGGGGACGTTTCCAGCAGATTGTCTTCTTTCTGCTCTGTGTCAGCGTCATGCCCAATGGATTTGGTGCTTTCTCTGTCGTCTTCTTGACTGATATTCCCGGTCACCACTGCCTGGTTCCTGAGGTTAATCTGACCCAAGATTGGCGCAATGCTACCATCCCAATAGAG GTGGTGGATGGGAAACGGGAGCTGAGCCGATGCAGCAGGTACAGGCTGGATGTGGTCAGAAATCTCTCTGCTCAGGGATTAATTCCTGGCAGAGACGTCAACCTCACCGACCTGGAGCAGGAGGGCTGTGTGGACGGGTGGATCTACAGCAAAGACATCTACCAATCCACCATAGTCTCTGAG TTTGACCTGGTGTGCAGTGATCAGTGGAAGCAGCCGTTGACTTCCACAGTTAACTTTCTTGGAGTTCTTTTTGGATCCTTCTTCTCAGGGCAGCTCTCAGACAG GTTTGGAAGAAAGCCTGTTCTCTTTGCCACCATGGCAGTTCAGAcaattttttccttttctctaaTGTTTTCACCTTCATGGACAGTGTTCTCCATCATCCTCTTCATCAATGGTTTGGGACAGATCTCCAACTACGTAACTGCTTTTGTGCTGG GCACTGAGATCTTGACTGGCAATGTACGGGTCATCTTCTCGTCTATGGGTGCGTGTCTAGGCTTTGCCATTGGCTACATGATGCTGCCTCTCTTAGCTTACTTTTTAAGGGACTGGAGATCTCTCATTTGGGGTATCTCTCTGCCTGGCCTGCTCTACATCCCTCTCTGGTG GTTCATCCCAGAGTCTCCTCGATGGTTGCTCACTCAGGGAAGAGTGGCGGAGGCTGAGACCATAGTGAGAAAGGCTGCTAAAATGAACAAAGTCGAGGCTCCACGGGTCATCTTTGAAGATTACACTGTACAT GCTGATGAGAAAAAGACACACCCTAAGGGACACCACAATGTCTTCAACCTGCTGAGGACAAAAGACATCCGAAACACGACCGTCATTCTGTTCCTGGTGTG GTTCACTCTGAGTGTTGGATACTATGGCCTCTCCCTGAACACGTCCCGACTTCATGCTAACCCCTATATCAGCTGCTTCCTCTCAGCAGCTGTAGAGGTACCAGCATACATTTCCAGCTGGCTGGCACTGCAATACCTTCCACGACGACTGTCTGTCATATTTATCTTGCTCTTTGGAGGACTGTCGCTGTACTTCATTCAACTGGTGCCTCAAAGTAAGCAGT ATCTGTCTGTTGCTCTGGAGATGCTGGGTAAATTTGGTCTTACCTCCGGTACATCCCTGATGTTTGCCTACACAGCAGAGATTTACCCAACAGTGCTCAGGAACACAGCGACGGGGACATGCACTACTGTTTCCAGAGTGGGCAGCTGCATTGCACCGTTTTTGTTAGAGCTGA GTGAATACTTTAAGTACCTGCCTTATATACTACTGGGGACTCTGGCTGTTGTGTCCACCTTTGCTGCTCTCTTCCTGCCAGAGAGTTTTGGACGACCTCTACCTCAAACTATTCAACAGATGCATAAGAGAGAAAG CATGAAGTGTCCATTCATCACAAGAAGAGAACATTCAAAACCTGTGGTGCTTTTCGAAAGTCGACTCTGA
- the LOC119475387 gene encoding solute carrier family 22 member 5-like isoform X1: MQDYDDTTAFLGQWGRFQQIVFFLLCASIVPNGFGAFSVVFLTAIPSHHCLVPEVNLTQDWRNATIPREVVDGKREPSRCSRYRQDVVRNLSAQGLIPGRDVNLTDLEQEGCVDGWIYSKDIYQSTIVSEVRVYTDNRPTVCIQLFPVFCSGRKCLIDFLLTKGSRFFFFIHAWIYQFDLVCSDHWKQPFTSSLYFLGVLVGSFFSGQLSDGFGRKPVFFATMAVQTIFTFVQMFSPSWTVFSILLFISGLGQISNYVSAFVLGSEILTGNVRVLFSSLGVCLCFAFGYMMLPLFAYFLRDWKSLILCISLPGLLYIPLWWFIPESPRWLLSQGRVEEADTIVRKAAKMNKVEAPQIIFKDNSVHADETNTHPKENHNIFNLLRTKNIRNTTVILCLVWFTLSIGYFGLSLNTSRLHANPYLSCFLSAAVEVPAYISSWLALRYLPRRLSVICILLLGGVSLYLIQLVPESLPDLSVALEMLGKFGLTTGTSLMFAYTAELYPTVLRNTATGTCTMVSRVGSSIAPFLLQLSEYFKYLPYILLGTLAVVSAFAALFLPESFGRPLPQTIQQMQKRESMKCPFITRREHSKPAVLFESRL, from the exons ATGCAGGATTATGATGACACCACAGCTTTTCTGGGTCAGTGGGGACGTTTCCAGCAGATTGTCTTCTTTCTGCTCTGTGCCAGCATCGTCCCCAATGGATTTGGCGCTTTCTCTGTCGTCTTCTTGACTGCTATTCCCAGTCACCACTGCCTGGTTCCTGAGGTTAATCTGACCCAAGACTGGCGCAATGCTACCATCCCAAGAGag GTGGTGGATGGGAAACGGGAACCGAGCAGATGCAGCAGGTACAGACAGGATGTGGTCAGAAATCTCTCTGCTCAGGGATTAATTCCTGGCAGAGACGTCAACCTCACCGACCTGGAGCAGGAGGGCTGTGTGGACGGGTGGATCTACAGCAAAGACATCTACCAGTCCACCATAGTCTCTGAGGTGAGGGTGTACACAGATAATCGTCCAACTGTATGTATACAACTTTTTCCAGTGTTTTGCTCTGGAAGGAAatgtttgattgattttttattgACAAAAGGATCTAggttctttttctttattcatgCATGGATATATCAGTTTGACCTGGTGTGCAGTGATCACTGGAAGCAGCCGTTCACTTCCTCACTTTACTTCCTGGGAGTTCTTGTTGGGTCGTTCTTCTCAGGGCAGCTCTCAGATGG GTTTGGAAGAAAACCTGTTTTCTTTGCCACCATGGCAGTCCAGACAATTTTTACTtttgttcaaatgttttcaccTTCATGGACGGtgttctccatcctcctcttcatcagtgGTTTGGGACAGATCTCCAACTATGTATCTGCTTTTGTGCTGG gCAGTGAGATCTTGACTGGCAATGTACGGGTCCTGTTCTCATCActgggtgtgtgtctgtgttttgccTTTGGCTACATGATGCTGCCTCTGTTTGCTTACTTTTTAAGGGACTGGAAATCTCTCATTTTGTGTATCTCTCTGCCTGGACTGCTCTACATTCCTCTCTGGTG GTTCATCCCAGAGTCTCCTCGGTGGTTACTCTCTCAGGGAAGAGTGGAGGAGGCCGACACCATAGTGAGAAAGGCTGCTAAGATGAACAAAGTCGAGGCTCCACAGATCATCTTTAAAGATAACAGTGTACAT GCTGATGAGACAAATACACATCCTAAAGAAAACCACAATATCTTCAACTTGTTGAGGacaaaaaacatcagaaacaCAACTGTCATTCTGTGCCTGGTGTG GTTCACTCTGAGTATTGGCTACTTTGGCCTGTCCCTGAACACATCCAGACTTCATGCTAACCCCTATTTGAGCTGCTTCCTCTCAGCAGCTGTAGAGGTACCAGCATACATTTCCAGCTGGCTGGCACTGCGATATCTTCCACGACGACTGTCTGTCATCTGTATCTTGCTCCTTGGAGGAGTGTCGCTGTATCTCATTCAACTGGTGCCTGAAA GTTTACCAGATCTGTCTGTTGCTCTGGAGATGCTGGGTAAATTTGGTCTTACCACCGGTACATCCCTGATGTTTGCCTACACAGCAGAGCTTTACCCAACAGTGCTCAGGAACACAGCGACGGGGACATGCACTATGGTTTCCAGAGTGGGCAGCTCCATCGCACCTTTTTTGTTGCAACTGA GTGAATACTTTAAGTACCTGCCTTATATTCTACTGGGGACTCTGGCTGTTGTGTCCGCCTTTGCTGCTCTCTTCCTGCCAGAGAGTTTTGGACGACCTCTACCTCAAACTATTCAACAGATGCAAAAGAGAGAAAG
- the LOC119475387 gene encoding solute carrier family 22 member 5-like isoform X2, whose product MQDYDDTTAFLGQWGRFQQIVFFLLCASIVPNGFGAFSVVFLTAIPSHHCLVPEVNLTQDWRNATIPREVVDGKREPSRCSRYRQDVVRNLSAQGLIPGRDVNLTDLEQEGCVDGWIYSKDIYQSTIVSEFDLVCSDHWKQPFTSSLYFLGVLVGSFFSGQLSDGFGRKPVFFATMAVQTIFTFVQMFSPSWTVFSILLFISGLGQISNYVSAFVLGSEILTGNVRVLFSSLGVCLCFAFGYMMLPLFAYFLRDWKSLILCISLPGLLYIPLWWFIPESPRWLLSQGRVEEADTIVRKAAKMNKVEAPQIIFKDNSVHADETNTHPKENHNIFNLLRTKNIRNTTVILCLVWFTLSIGYFGLSLNTSRLHANPYLSCFLSAAVEVPAYISSWLALRYLPRRLSVICILLLGGVSLYLIQLVPESLPDLSVALEMLGKFGLTTGTSLMFAYTAELYPTVLRNTATGTCTMVSRVGSSIAPFLLQLSEYFKYLPYILLGTLAVVSAFAALFLPESFGRPLPQTIQQMQKRESMKCPFITRREHSKPAVLFESRL is encoded by the exons ATGCAGGATTATGATGACACCACAGCTTTTCTGGGTCAGTGGGGACGTTTCCAGCAGATTGTCTTCTTTCTGCTCTGTGCCAGCATCGTCCCCAATGGATTTGGCGCTTTCTCTGTCGTCTTCTTGACTGCTATTCCCAGTCACCACTGCCTGGTTCCTGAGGTTAATCTGACCCAAGACTGGCGCAATGCTACCATCCCAAGAGag GTGGTGGATGGGAAACGGGAACCGAGCAGATGCAGCAGGTACAGACAGGATGTGGTCAGAAATCTCTCTGCTCAGGGATTAATTCCTGGCAGAGACGTCAACCTCACCGACCTGGAGCAGGAGGGCTGTGTGGACGGGTGGATCTACAGCAAAGACATCTACCAGTCCACCATAGTCTCTGAG TTTGACCTGGTGTGCAGTGATCACTGGAAGCAGCCGTTCACTTCCTCACTTTACTTCCTGGGAGTTCTTGTTGGGTCGTTCTTCTCAGGGCAGCTCTCAGATGG GTTTGGAAGAAAACCTGTTTTCTTTGCCACCATGGCAGTCCAGACAATTTTTACTtttgttcaaatgttttcaccTTCATGGACGGtgttctccatcctcctcttcatcagtgGTTTGGGACAGATCTCCAACTATGTATCTGCTTTTGTGCTGG gCAGTGAGATCTTGACTGGCAATGTACGGGTCCTGTTCTCATCActgggtgtgtgtctgtgttttgccTTTGGCTACATGATGCTGCCTCTGTTTGCTTACTTTTTAAGGGACTGGAAATCTCTCATTTTGTGTATCTCTCTGCCTGGACTGCTCTACATTCCTCTCTGGTG GTTCATCCCAGAGTCTCCTCGGTGGTTACTCTCTCAGGGAAGAGTGGAGGAGGCCGACACCATAGTGAGAAAGGCTGCTAAGATGAACAAAGTCGAGGCTCCACAGATCATCTTTAAAGATAACAGTGTACAT GCTGATGAGACAAATACACATCCTAAAGAAAACCACAATATCTTCAACTTGTTGAGGacaaaaaacatcagaaacaCAACTGTCATTCTGTGCCTGGTGTG GTTCACTCTGAGTATTGGCTACTTTGGCCTGTCCCTGAACACATCCAGACTTCATGCTAACCCCTATTTGAGCTGCTTCCTCTCAGCAGCTGTAGAGGTACCAGCATACATTTCCAGCTGGCTGGCACTGCGATATCTTCCACGACGACTGTCTGTCATCTGTATCTTGCTCCTTGGAGGAGTGTCGCTGTATCTCATTCAACTGGTGCCTGAAA GTTTACCAGATCTGTCTGTTGCTCTGGAGATGCTGGGTAAATTTGGTCTTACCACCGGTACATCCCTGATGTTTGCCTACACAGCAGAGCTTTACCCAACAGTGCTCAGGAACACAGCGACGGGGACATGCACTATGGTTTCCAGAGTGGGCAGCTCCATCGCACCTTTTTTGTTGCAACTGA GTGAATACTTTAAGTACCTGCCTTATATTCTACTGGGGACTCTGGCTGTTGTGTCCGCCTTTGCTGCTCTCTTCCTGCCAGAGAGTTTTGGACGACCTCTACCTCAAACTATTCAACAGATGCAAAAGAGAGAAAG